GGGAGAGGGGGTTTAAGATTGTCACAACCCCCTAAATTTCCACACTGCCTGAGACTCAAGGACTAAACCAGGCTTCGTTCCAACTTATCTTGAGCGATGAAACATCCTGTCTTCATCAGCATCATCtgccttctgaccgctgcgttgcCCCCCATCTTGTCTAAGGAATGCTACTTCTGCGATATCACTGACTCAACAAAGTGTCCCAGCACCAAAATGGTTTGTGGAGATGATGAAGATTGTTTTGAGGGCCAAGGAGCTGCCATGGGTGTGTCAATGATCAAAAACAAAGGTTGCACTCGTGCCATCTACTGCGGCAAGGAGCAACCCATTTCCTACATGGGGGTCACCTACAG
The sequence above is a segment of the Heteronotia binoei isolate CCM8104 ecotype False Entrance Well chromosome 15, APGP_CSIRO_Hbin_v1, whole genome shotgun sequence genome. Coding sequences within it:
- the LOC132584049 gene encoding sperm acrosome membrane-associated protein 4-like — translated: MKHPVFISIICLLTAALPPILSKECYFCDITDSTKCPSTKMVCGDDEDCFEGQGAAMGVSMIKNKGCTRAIYCGKEQPISYMGVTYSLVTNCCKGDMCNAAQGLTAPSLFLQLLSTSVLLLGGLL